In Phocoena sinus isolate mPhoSin1 chromosome 10, mPhoSin1.pri, whole genome shotgun sequence, a single genomic region encodes these proteins:
- the RASD2 gene encoding GTP-binding protein Rhes isoform X1 produces the protein MPAPGSLPQPRAMMKTLSSGNCTLSVPAKNSYRMVVLGASRVGKSSIVSRFLNGRFEDQYTPTIEDFHRKVYNIRGDMYQLDILDTSGNHPFPAMRRLSILTGDVFILVFSLDNRESFDEVKRLQKQILEVKSCLKNKTKEVAELPMVICGNKNDHGELCRQVPTTEAELLVSGDGNCAYFEVSAKKNTNVDEMFYVLFSMAKLPHEMSPALHRKISVQYGDAFHPRPFCMRRVKDMDAYGMVSPFARRPSVNSDLKYIKAKVLREGQARERDKCTIQ, from the exons ATGCCGGCTCCCGGCTCTCTGCCACAGCCCCGAGCCATGATGAAGACCTTGTCCAGCGGGAACTGCACACTCAGTGTGCCCGCCAAGAACTCGTACCGCATGGTGGTGCTGGGCGCCTCGCGGGTGGGCAAGAGCTCCATCGTCTCTCGTTTCCTCAACGGCCGCTTCGAGGACCAGTACACGCCCACCATCGAGGACTTCCACCGGAAGGTCTACAACATTCGCGGCGACATGTACCAGCTGGACATCCTGGACACGTCTGGCAACCACCCCTTCCCTGCCATGCGCAGGCTCTCCATCCTCACAG GCGACGTTTTCATCCTGGTGTTCAGTCTGGATAATCGGGAATCCTTCGACGAGGTCAAGCGCCTCCAGAAGCAGATCCTGGAGGTCAAGTCCTGCCTGAAGAACAAGAccaaggaagtggcagagctgcccATGGTCATCTGCGGCAACAAGAACGACCATGGCGAGCTGTGCCGCCAGGTGCCCACCACCGAGGCCGAGCTGCTGGTGTCGGGCGACGGGAACTGTGCCTACTTCGAGGTGTCGGCCAAGAAGAACACCAACGTGGACGAGATGTTCTACGTGCTCTTCAGCATGGCCAAGCTGCCGCACGAGATGAGCCCCGCCCTGCACCGCAAGATCTCCGTGCAGTACGGGGACGCCTTCCACCCCAGGCCCTTCTGCATGCGCCGAGTCAAGGACATGGACGCCTACGGCATGGTCTCGCCCTTTGCCCGCCGCCCCAGCGTCAACAGTGACCTCAAATACATCAAGGCCAAGGTCCTCCGGGAGGGCCAGGCCCGCGAGCGGGACAAATGCACCATCCAGTGA
- the RASD2 gene encoding GTP-binding protein Rhes isoform X2, with product MMKTLSSGNCTLSVPAKNSYRMVVLGASRVGKSSIVSRFLNGRFEDQYTPTIEDFHRKVYNIRGDMYQLDILDTSGNHPFPAMRRLSILTGDVFILVFSLDNRESFDEVKRLQKQILEVKSCLKNKTKEVAELPMVICGNKNDHGELCRQVPTTEAELLVSGDGNCAYFEVSAKKNTNVDEMFYVLFSMAKLPHEMSPALHRKISVQYGDAFHPRPFCMRRVKDMDAYGMVSPFARRPSVNSDLKYIKAKVLREGQARERDKCTIQ from the exons ATGATGAAGACCTTGTCCAGCGGGAACTGCACACTCAGTGTGCCCGCCAAGAACTCGTACCGCATGGTGGTGCTGGGCGCCTCGCGGGTGGGCAAGAGCTCCATCGTCTCTCGTTTCCTCAACGGCCGCTTCGAGGACCAGTACACGCCCACCATCGAGGACTTCCACCGGAAGGTCTACAACATTCGCGGCGACATGTACCAGCTGGACATCCTGGACACGTCTGGCAACCACCCCTTCCCTGCCATGCGCAGGCTCTCCATCCTCACAG GCGACGTTTTCATCCTGGTGTTCAGTCTGGATAATCGGGAATCCTTCGACGAGGTCAAGCGCCTCCAGAAGCAGATCCTGGAGGTCAAGTCCTGCCTGAAGAACAAGAccaaggaagtggcagagctgcccATGGTCATCTGCGGCAACAAGAACGACCATGGCGAGCTGTGCCGCCAGGTGCCCACCACCGAGGCCGAGCTGCTGGTGTCGGGCGACGGGAACTGTGCCTACTTCGAGGTGTCGGCCAAGAAGAACACCAACGTGGACGAGATGTTCTACGTGCTCTTCAGCATGGCCAAGCTGCCGCACGAGATGAGCCCCGCCCTGCACCGCAAGATCTCCGTGCAGTACGGGGACGCCTTCCACCCCAGGCCCTTCTGCATGCGCCGAGTCAAGGACATGGACGCCTACGGCATGGTCTCGCCCTTTGCCCGCCGCCCCAGCGTCAACAGTGACCTCAAATACATCAAGGCCAAGGTCCTCCGGGAGGGCCAGGCCCGCGAGCGGGACAAATGCACCATCCAGTGA